ACAGTTACAAAAACATGCCTCAAGTCAGCTCTGTCCCTCAATTCCCCCTCGCTACCGTGCTGCAATGTTTCAGTGTAGTATCTGCCTAGCGTTGATTCTCACTGAATGATCTTTGCTCTGTCTTGTGGCCAGAGGCACAAGATGCCCTTTGCCATGGCAACTGTCTCCTGCAGTGGTTGTCCTGGGAACAAGGAGAAAACCCCTTCCTCTTAAAGGGGGAAGCATCCACAGTCTGATGCATCACTGAAACTTGAAGAGGGATGCAAGAGTTAGTAGAGAATGAAGGTTATCTATTCTCTTAATTTCCCTCTCTTCCCCTGGCATAGGTGAAGATCCAAGGCCAGAATAAGGAGATGCTAGCCGCTGCTTGTCAGATGTTCCTGGGCAAATCAGAGGCTGAGATTACCCATATTGCCCTGGAGACCCTGGAGGGGCATCAGAGAGCTATCATGGCCCATATGACTGTAGAGGTGAGGCTGCCTACATGCATCTTTACTTCCCCCTGCTGGAGGGGGAACATTTTGGTCATTGTATATTTATATGAGATGCTGCCCCCTGCTGGAACATGTGTGAGAGACCTCCACAGCAGCTTCAGTGTCCCTGATCCTGGAGATGGGACCTGCTTCTTTAAGAGTTCCTGGGCAGGGAACGTATTCTGCAGAGGTAACTGCCTCTGGAAACATTTTCCGGTACTAGAATGTCCTCAACAAATGGAGAGGGCAGGTGAGAAGGGGAGTAAACTTAGATGCCTTTTCCAAGCTGGTTTGGATTCTGATGTCTGAGACATTCCCCGTCCTCTGACACACATTGTTGTCTCTCTTCGCCCAACAGGAAATCTACAAGGACCGACAGAAGTTCTCGGAGCAGGTCTTCAAGGTAGCCTCCTCTGATCTGGTCAACATGGGAATTAGTGTAGTCAGCTACACTCTCAAAGACATCCATGATGACCAGGTAAAATGGCTGGGGTTAGATTGTATTCCTTTAATGGgctaatatgttttttaaaaagaaaactaggGCTGCATTATTTAGTCAATTAATTGATTTGATTAAttgatattttaaatacataaataaaaatatgtttacatGTTTTATCCGCTATTCATATCTGGtgaatttttagcttttaactgttttaatttgtaactttaatttgttttctcaggtttttagttGAAAATATTTTTGGACtgtcttaattgttttttattctgtttttatgcttgtacttTTAAACTGGGAGTTTATCTGGCAACTATGTCTGAATCAGGTGGGAGGGTGCAGACTCAATTTGCAAAATTTGGCTTTCTCTGGAGCTGAATTTTGGGTCAGGTTTTTGTTTAGTGTCGTGTGTATATATGCACCTCTGATGGTTACTTCCCTCTCTTGGCAACTGCAGGATTATCTTCACTCTCTGGGGAAAGCCCGAACTGCTCAGGTGCAGAAGGATGCCAGGATTGGAGAAGCTGAAGCCAAGAGAGATGCAGGCATCAAGGTGAACCGAGGGCTGATTTGGAAGAAAAGGAACGAGGCCCTAAGGCTTCCTGGTGGACCTCCTCTGCTAATCTAGAGCCTTGGTCTCTTGATTCAGGGTTTTCTTTATTTACTCTTCAGGGGCCCACCATATGGTGGCTGTATCTGACTGAGTGGGCAGGAGCTACCGCTCATGCTCATTTCCCTTCCCAGCTAGCTTGGAGGAAGTGATACATTATGCAAAACCCCTCCTTCATAATTAAACAGCTCGCACTTCCCTAAGCAGGGATTAGTGCTTTACTGGCATGTTAAGTTGCGACACAACATTTTGCAATAGTCAAGCATGGGCCAGTTGAAGCTTGAAGTTTTTAATAATGCAAATAGGAGAGGGGGCAGAAGAAGATTGGTTTTCAGGCTAATGGTGTCACAACTACCACTCACTCTGCAGCGAAAGAGCCTTTTTCTTACTGTGGTTCCACAGGGGAATTTGACATTCAAAGCTGTTTTCCAGGCAACAGGTGATAGGTTTCCTAAATGTAATCTATTAACTTGCTTATCTCTGAGATTTCTGCCAGCTCCTCTTCTGTCAATATCAGTGAAATAGCACAGGGGAGGATGGTGGATGCACACAGAGATATTTGAAACATcacaagaacaaccctgctggatcaggctcaaggcccatctagtccaacatcctgcttggctacaaatggcttctaagaagccttttgcgcgcacatgcgcaaaaggcttcttagaagccatttgcagccaagcaggcaaaggggcggcagggagttctcctgccgcccgatttctaaaaggagcagttTGCTCCTTTTAGgaatcgggcggcaggagaactccctgctgcccctttgccggcggcagggagttctcctgccgcccgatttctaaaaggagcaactgctccttttagaaattgggcggcaggagaactccctgccacccctttgccttcttagaagccatttgcagccgagcaggcaaaggggcggcagggagttctcctgccgcccctttgcaatggggcactggggagaagggggcagcaggggtcttgggggcggcATGggtcttgaagggggcggcagccAGCCGAgtggggttttgaagggggcggcaggaaggtatcctgccgcccgattctgaatacttcaggaggagccacagccaagcggggattgaagcaggcagcagggaggtatcctgccgcccgattgctctagGAAATACGACgtggttgttgggaggggtaagtaaagcccccccatccttattggaaccccccaccccagtgccggactgcagctccgcggttccgtgcacacccctactcccctgcaactggtactcagaggcatcctgcctttgaggctggaggtggcccacagccctcagactaatagccattgatagacctcttctccatgaagttatccaaacccctcttaaagccatctaggttgttggctgtcaccacatcttgtggcagagaattccaaaagttgattatgttttgtgtgaaaaagtacctctgttggttggtcctaaatttcctggcaatcaatttcatgggataacccctggttcttcTGTTATGTGAGAagaaaaagaatttctctctctccactttctccacgccatgcatgattttatagacctctatcatgtctccccgcagtcatcttttttctaaactaaaaagccccaggtgttgtagtcttgcctcataagaaaggtgctctagtcccctgatcatcttggttgccctcttctgcaccttctccagatctacaatgtccttttttagatgtggtgaccagaattgtacgcagtactccaagtgtggtcgcaccatagttttgtataagggcattataatgttagccattttattttcaatcccctttctaatgatccctagcatggaatttgcctttttcacagctgctgcacattgagtcgacactttcaacgagcagtccaccacaaccccaagatccctctcctggcccgATAGCTCGggtccatcagcgtatacttgaagttggggttttttcatcccaatatgcatcactttacacttgccaacattgaaccgcatttgctattttgttgctcactcacccaatttggagagatccttttggagcgcctcacaatctcttttggaatttcactactcaaaagagtttgttacagaatatatatatatcctgttATCTGCCACATGGGTACCCAAGAATTTGCACAACTTACATTACATATTCTAGTAATGCATAAAAGCAACCATTAAAATAATCCCCAAGAAAAACAAAGGGAGAACTACCTTATTCTGTGTCTAACCACTGGATAGTCCACTCTGAGCAGTGGCTTTCCCAGGACCGAAGCAGAACTCTTTCCTAGCCCTGTCATCTGGTACTAGTGGTCGAACTTCAGACCTTCCTGTGTGCGATTGGCTGAGCCCTTGTCCCTCTTCTCTTATAGGAAGCAAAAGCCAAGCAAGAGAAATTGTCTGCTCAGTACTTGAATGAAATCGAAATGGCCAAGGCCCAGCGGGACTACGAGCTGAAGAAGGCTACCTATGATATCGAGGTGAACACGAGGAAAGCTGAATCTGACCTAGCCTATCAGCTCCAGGTGAGGAAGACTTCATGATGGAGAATGGTGGGCAAGCAGGGGATATGTTCAGGTACATTTGCCACGGCACAGACTGAGAAAAGAGTGTTCTTGGTGGTGGCTCCTCCTCACTTCTGGAACCCTCTTTGCCTTATTCTTGACTTATGACCCTGCTCCACCAAGGTGACCCCTGAGTGTTCTCTGTGTCCTCTACATATTTTAGGTAGCCAAAACAAAGCAGAAGATTGAGGAACAGAAGATGCAGGTGATGGTGGTGGAGCGGACCCAGCAGATTCAAATCCAGGAGCAGGAAATTGTCCGTAAGGAGCATGAGCTGGAGGCCAAAGTCAAGAAACCTGCAGAAGCAGAGCGCTACCGACTGGAGACACTGGCTGAGGCTGAAAGGCATGGGCGTCCCCTTCCATCTTTCCCTCACCCTTTCCTTAGcaaaagctgtgtgtgctctctttctctcttcccctccggTATCAGTGGCTAAAGCAGTTTCCCCCTACACACATACCAGAATGTTTGTGCAGCTGGGCTACACAATTTCACATTGAAGTGGGTTGGGGTGGAGCTGAATAATCAAATGCTTCCGTGCATTTTTGTAAAAAGCCCTCCTTGCACCTAGAGCATAACTAGCAtgtcaggaggtttttcacatgcaGGAACATTCAAACCATCTAATCGCAAGTGTTACTGCCCAGTTGCTTATGTAGCACACCAACAAATCACATGGGGGTTCTACTCATCTGATTCAGTCCTTAGggctattctaccaaagaacagattgtgcaataaagttgcttttggaCTGTACTATTTCAGACTGTAGATGGAGAGAGGTTGCAGACTGTCCCATTTTTGTACTGCAGGTGGAGAGAGGTTGAATTTGGctaccccccgccccatttttggctcccccccaccccatttttgtacTGCAGGTGGAGAGAGGTTGAATTTGGCTACCcgccccacctacccacccctcTACACATACAAAACTAGCATATCAAGGAGCTGGCTGAGCTACAATTCTTCTGCTTAATGCCTACTCTTCTGTATGCATGGGAATCCAGCTCAAGAGTTACCTAGGTGGCAACTCCCCTTTCTCAGTCTCAGCTCCCAACTTCTCCCCCACTCTTTGTCCTTTATAGTTCCCAGGAACTCACTCACTGTATTGCAGGCAGCCAGGGCTAAGGGATGTGGGATGTTCTGAGCTGAGCTCCAGAAtattattcagcttctctgtataTAATGGACAACACTACACCCTTGGCTTGTTTTAGCCCCATCCATCTTGGTTTTGCCCTCTATTTTGAGAGGCACAAAGTGGTGGAAAAGAGCTATGAAGCCACCCTTGAATGTTGGGAGCAGGGCACAGGTGTGTCATCCTCCTTTCTTCCCCCACAGGACACAATTGATCATGCAGGCTGAGGCTGAGGCCGAATCGGCCAGGGtgagtgtctctctgtgtgttgtgcaGGAGGAGTGCAGTGGTGGAGGCCGAAGGGGAACCATATTGCATTGATGCTCCATTTTAATCTCTTTCCTCTTGTCTTTAGTTGAATGGTGAGGCTCGGGCCTATGCTATTGAGGCCAAGGCCCGGGCTGACGCCGAGCAGATGGCCAAGAAGGCAGAGGCCTTCCAGCAGTACCAGGAGGCAGCCATGGTTGACATGCTTCTGGAGAAGCTTCCAGAGGCAAGTATCCCCCAAAGATGGAGACTGTGCCCCAGTCAGCCTTGCTGTCCTGACGAGAAGAGAGATCAGTGATAACAGCAACAGCTAGGAGAGATTGAAGAAAGTCCTAAGCGGGTGTTTGTTAAGAACCTGCCCTCTGTTTCTGCCGTGTGATAGGGCTATAGCGACCTGCAGTCACAAGCAGCAACAAACTTCACACTCCAGGAAATATATTTTTAGTTGAGACTGGAAATCTTGTGCCATGAAAACCCCCAAACTTGCACCATGAAAACTAGAATTCTGCTTTCAGAATAAGCTATAGAAACATATGTGCATCTTTGCATAAACATTCCAGAAGCGTGTACTTTATTAAAAACTTGGTAATTAATGGGGGAGGGGTGTAGATTATAGCAGCTTTTTATGTTGCAAGGAGCAGTCAGGTGGCAGAAGGGATAGGTAAAAACCTGCTGACCAATTCATTGGGGGCACCCTTTTTAGacaattaaaatgttttgaattagTCAACTAAAGATTGCAGGCCTAggttttttgctgctgttttccttGGAAACccaagccctgttcagactttatgttgtatgagtgcacagatgtctcaacatgcatacatatttttgtgtacctgtacctgcattcattttagaaaTGAAGTTGGATGCAGGTCCccacaaatgcatggtacagataggaagtgtactgctgtacctgcattcaacataacatgtgaataactgtacccacATACAGGTcagtacctgtatacactgtacactggttgtatgggtgttgaacataacctgtgaatagggcttcagaCACTCAAGAATCTGTCCAAATTGCCAGATCCTGTTGCCAAATACCAAATCGGTGTCCAGAAAACTCCCAGTTGATACGTGGATATTCTACACCTGTTTCCTTCCAGGTGGCCGAAGAGATCAGCAAGCCCTTGACTTCAGTGAAGAAGATCACCATGGTGTCAAGTGGGACTGGGGATGTGGGAGCTGCCAAAATGACTGGGGAGGTGCTGGAGATCATGAACAAGCTGCCAGACACCATTGAGAAACTCACTGGCATTAGCATATCTCAGGTACCAGATAGAGCTGCCGGGTTTTCAGGGAATTGGGGGAGATACTTTGTTCCCTAGGCATTGGCAGCTGTTTGTAGGGGGAGGGTGTAcaaagagtcttgctggatcagtccaaggtctgtccagcccagcatcctgtttcccaccatcaCCCACCAGAAGTGTCTGGGAAGCTTACAAGCAGGAATTGGCATGCCCcttgccctgctgttgctccccggcaagtggtatttagaggcatcctgcctctgagtccgGAGGTAGTATGTAGTTCTTGATAGACTTGCCCTCTATAAACTTGTCTAATCTGTTCTTAAACCCCTCTaagctagcggccatcaccacatcatgtagcagtgaattccatagctgaattgtgtgaagaagtccctccttttgtccatcctaaatctcctgccattCAGTTTCTTGGCTGagccctagttctagtgttgggggtggggggggggaggaatgacaTTTTGAGCTGAGAGTGAGAAGCCAAACTCTCTCCCATCCAGCATGGGCTTGTTAGTGAGAGCTAGCATACTGAGAAATCCTCCATTAAAGCCTTGCCTTAGTCATTAATTTTCTAGGTGGCCTTAGGGAAGCCACTGAGTCtccagcctttgcagctggggaagatgggagttgtggttcaacaacatccTGAAACTCAAGGCTGAGAATACCTTTTCTAGCCCCATTTTGTCTGCTCTGGCAAATGGTGGTTCTCCGGGATCTCAGGCAGAGGATCTTTTCTGAGATTGGTTAAAATTAGgagctgctagggattgaacctggggtcttccaTATGTCGAGCGTgtgttcttccactgaactatgcaTCTCACTGGCACCAGTCTGGGAACTGGGAGCCAGGTtctgcaggaggaggaaaggtcacCTGGGAAGGTTCTTCTTAGAACCAGTTTCCTGATTATCCATGGGGAAGATGGGTTTCTAGGAACCACAAATActtctttctccccctttctGTACACCAGTGAAATGCAATGTGTGGCCATTCCATCTGTGTGCCTAGGATTGATGGCCTtgatctgtttttcttttcttgccagCAGATAAACCAGAAGAAGCCAGGACGAATGAACTAAACGCTGcagattttggggggtggggaggagccatTCCCTAGCATGAACTCCCATGAACCTCATCTATATGTATGCATATATAGAGGTCTTCCCCATCCAGAGCCCTCTCAGATCGCCAAACTCATGGACTGAATTCTTGCATGTTGGCCAACAACACTTCACTGCAGAGATCTGTCACCTTGCTGTACACCCCTTGTGACACCCTTGTGTGTATCTTAGAATATCCTGATATTGAGTGCCACTTGTAAAGCTTGATTCTGCTGCTCCCATCCCCACCATTCCCACTTCGATTCACAAGCACCCTTTGTCAGACCACTGATTTCAGTTCTTGCTCTGTTGTCTGGATGCTCTGGTCACTGTCACTCCAAAAAGTTATTCTTCTCCAAGAATTTAAGAAAGGAGCTGCTTCTGGAATCGCTGAGAAGGCAACAGGAATGTAGTATGGATGCAGGTGAATCTGAGAGGCCTGTTTTTTCCCCAGGTTGGCAGGTACTGGATGTTTTGCCACAAAGGTTTGTAAGAGTTGAGAGTCAGAGTTGGCATAAAGTGGTGGGGTTTTGATGGTATTTCTAAGGCATTGCTACATGTGTGGAAACGTTACGGAGAAGCAGTTTTGCGTTCTTGCCTGATGCTTATGAAGTAATTAGTGATTGTCAAAGATGCAGCCCTTGCCTAGTCATAGGACTGGAACTACACCAAGCTCTCTGTATTTTTGCTTGCCCAAAACATCCGTGCCAGTTCGGCCTCCTTCTCTTTTTGTGCCATAGTTGATTCCTAAGAACTAAGCTTCCTCAAGCAAGGTCTCTCTCTCACTTTTTAAGGTGAGCTTATAGCAGCTTCCTTGCACTAAACTAGAAGTATTGAAAATCAGACAAGCAAGTACCTACGAAAGGCACATGTCACACTGTCTGTGTTGCATTGATGACAAGTGGGTGACCATAGTGAGATGAAAGTTTTGTTAGGTGTGCATTGCAGAGGCCAATGTGGACTGATGAATCTTTACCCCCCTCTCTTTAAAATCAATATCTGAATGTGCCTTATATCTGTTTAACAACCATACACTACCGCCACCGCTCTCATTGCTGGAAGAGGGGGTGTGGAGACACAATCATAGGCTTCTTAACTGGAAAACACAATCAGGAAGGTCACACGGGGGCAGGTTCATTTGGCTTGTACCATTTCAGGTTCTGGGCAGGGATGGAGGATTAGACATTGCTGCTCGTGAAAACCTCGGCCCAGGTCTTGCCCTAGGTTTCGCtattgacatgctagttttctgtgtttgCAGGGAGTTTTCACATGGGAGAGCACTTGAACAGGAATCCTCCCATGGGCATTCTGAAGTGGGCACTCCATACACACAATTCAACGGCATGTGTAGTTCAGTTACACTGCTTAAAATGATTGATGAGAGAAGGTTGGCCCTCTGAGGAGTGACTATTCAAGCAGTGAAAATTGGCTGTGAATAGTCCCATGCGCGCATGCGCACTCACTTCCCCTTGCTCCATTCGGAATGGGTGCACTGTAGTAGAGAAAGTATTGAGAGTCTCCCTTTTCTGCTGGTCGCCAGTAACCATCCCTTACACTTCATGATATTATGAGCCATGCCTAAGCTTCCTGGTCTTgagctgtgggctccccagtgttGCTTTTGCCTTTTGTCTTTGCCCTGAGTGTCCCAAGCCATGAGTGACCCCTGCTGCTCACTCCTTGAATGAACCATGCTTGATATTACTGCAGTAGTTCTATGGGGCCAAGATGCCATACCCTGTAACTGTGATGGAgaagcacgtgtgtgtgtgtcctccagcTCTTGCCCTGCTTGCTGTGTCGTGAGGCCTCAGCACGGTGCCTTGTCCTAAGAGGCAGGAATTGCCCATTCCTCCTCCCTGCTACTGAGATCCTCGGCTTATAATAAAATCCAGGATTACTGCCTTTGATTGttcttgtttttgtgttttggagtcgtgtgtgtgtgtgtttttcagtttgggtttaaaaataatctttcactttttttttttaaggctcggCGAATCTCCTTGTCCCTTCTTCAGTCTAAACCCTGAAAATACATTTCTGCAATGTGTGTAATTCTGATTTGTTATAGGTGGGTATTGGTGGAActgggagaggtgtgtgtgtgtgtgtgtgtgtgtgtgtgagagagagagagagagagagagagagagagagagagagagagagagagagcgcatgcagAAGCCATGTCCTCTTGTAACCACTCATTATATGTTGTCCAGATTGTTTGTGTAACGAGGATTAGACTTTTGATGCCTGTCTAGCCTGTTTTATGGTCAGCTAGGGGCAATAAAAACAGTCAAGTGCTAATTGGTTAGATGTAATATTTGAAACTCACTTCTTCTGCCTCCCTACACTGCCTGTTTTAACCCTCCCAACTCTTCTATTTCCTTGTCAGTAGCTGAGTTGATTGTGATACTTCACCTGTCAACAGAACAAGTGTGAACATCGCATTAAATGGGCCAATAGCTAGGGAGAGTTTACGGGGAGAACAGTTTAGAATACTGCACCCCTATGTATACTCACTTGGGAATAAGTTCCCATGGAGCTTAGTGGCACTTGTGtctgtgtaaacatgcataggattgggctgcatgtATGCCCTTACTATAATACTGGGATCAGAGCACTGTGACTTTCCCCAGACCCCTAATTCCTGAATTTATCTCTGCCCCCCACATCCCCTGCATAGGATAGGAGATCATAACCAAAGCCaaggaatccccactgccatGATGCTGTAGCCGTTGGTTCTGAAGAGCATTGTGGTGGAGACCACAAGCAGAGGGGATGATGCACAATTCACGTATATTTGCTTAATAGGAATTAAGTGGGCATGACTGTCATGATAGATACTTGTACCAGTATTCATCATGATAATGAAATGGGTCCTCCATCTCAGAGGTAAGGTACCTCTCAGCTTCAGGGAGCAAATGATAGCCTCAGTTCACTCCTTGTgagttcctcagaagtaactaaattagggctgcacaactttggccatcctgcagatgttggactacaactcctatcattcccaaccacagttGCCCatagggatgatggaaattgtagtccaacatctgcaagagggcctgGACTAGGGGTTGTTGAGGAGGGAAAGCTTGATTAGAAAATGGGTGTTTGGTCTGCTGCAGCAGGATAGTTTTGTTTTACCATCATCCTGTATAATAGTTTATTTGGCAGATGgagtgtctcagttggaagggcCATACCAAAGCGAGGTAGTGCTGTGAGCTACATTCACAGTTGACTctttatatgagagagagaaattttgatCTTTAAACAAATCCAGAATAGCCCTGTGAGCTACCAGGTCTTAAGGAATGTCGAGGCTACCGAAATGAGAACGTAGTACAGTAATACATCTTGTTGACAGGAGAAGAGGAACTTATATCTTTGCTGCTACCATTTGCTGTCCACCCAGTCATGGCTGCCCTGAAATTCCAGAattctccattgtttcctatgggcagCTCCCATGTCCACCTGGGGAAGGAAAAAAGGAGGGGGGTCCACAGGAACCAGAAATCGGGCTGTGTGAGTCTATTTAATCTATGGTTGAGAGTATTTGCGATGAAATATTAG
Above is a window of Hemicordylus capensis ecotype Gifberg chromosome 2, rHemCap1.1.pri, whole genome shotgun sequence DNA encoding:
- the FLOT1 gene encoding flotillin-1 isoform X2, which gives rise to MFFTCGPNEAMVVSGFCRSPPVMIAGGRVFVMPCIQQIQRISLNTLTLNVKSEKVYTRHGVPISVTGIAQVKIQGQNKEMLAAACQMFLGKSEAEITHIALETLEGHQRAIMAHMTVEEIYKDRQKFSEQVFKVASSDLVNMGISVVSYTLKDIHDDQDYLHSLGKARTAQVQKDARIGEAEAKRDAGIKEAKAKQEKLSAQYLNEIEMAKAQRDYELKKATYDIEVNTRKAESDLAYQLQVAKTKQKIEEQKMQVMVVERTQQIQIQEQEIVRKEHELEAKVKKPAEAERYRLETLAEAERTQLIMQAEAEAESARLNGEARAYAIEAKARADAEQMAKKAEAFQQYQEAAMVDMLLEKLPEVAEEISKPLTSVKKITMVSSGTGDVGAAKMTGEVLEIMNKLPDTIEKLTGISISQINQKKPGRMN
- the FLOT1 gene encoding flotillin-1 isoform X1, with translation MFFTCGPNEAMVVSGFCRSPPVMIAGGRVFVMPCIQQIQRISLNTLTLNVKSEKVYTRHGVPISVTGIAQVKIQGQNKEMLAAACQMFLGKSEAEITHIALETLEGHQRAIMAHMTVEEIYKDRQKFSEQVFKVASSDLVNMGISVVSYTLKDIHDDQDYLHSLGKARTAQVQKDARIGEAEAKRDAGIKEAKAKQEKLSAQYLNEIEMAKAQRDYELKKATYDIEVNTRKAESDLAYQLQVAKTKQKIEEQKMQVMVVERTQQIQIQEQEIVRKEHELEAKVKKPAEAERYRLETLAEAERTQLIMQAEAEAESARLNGEARAYAIEAKARADAEQMAKKAEAFQQYQEAAMVDMLLEKLPEVAEEISKPLTSVKKITMVSSGTGDVGAAKMTGEVLEIMNKLPDTIEKLTGISISQQINQKKPGRMN
- the FLOT1 gene encoding flotillin-1 isoform X3 codes for the protein MLAAACQMFLGKSEAEITHIALETLEGHQRAIMAHMTVEEIYKDRQKFSEQVFKVASSDLVNMGISVVSYTLKDIHDDQDYLHSLGKARTAQVQKDARIGEAEAKRDAGIKEAKAKQEKLSAQYLNEIEMAKAQRDYELKKATYDIEVNTRKAESDLAYQLQVAKTKQKIEEQKMQVMVVERTQQIQIQEQEIVRKEHELEAKVKKPAEAERYRLETLAEAERTQLIMQAEAEAESARLNGEARAYAIEAKARADAEQMAKKAEAFQQYQEAAMVDMLLEKLPEVAEEISKPLTSVKKITMVSSGTGDVGAAKMTGEVLEIMNKLPDTIEKLTGISISQQINQKKPGRMN